A genome region from Christensenella minuta includes the following:
- a CDS encoding plasmid mobilization protein: MRKRNIQKIVRFNRKEAQDLAAKAKKACLSEAGLIRLLIRGYEPKEKPDDRFYDVMRELSSIGNNINQLAAKANTLGFIDAPMLKNEAAKWNKFQSEIERTYLRPNQSEMKWQ; the protein is encoded by the coding sequence ATGAGAAAGAGAAACATTCAGAAGATTGTACGCTTTAACCGCAAGGAAGCACAGGACTTGGCAGCAAAGGCAAAGAAGGCTTGTCTTTCCGAAGCCGGACTTATCCGTTTACTTATCAGAGGTTACGAGCCGAAAGAGAAACCCGATGACCGCTTCTATGATGTGATGAGGGAACTTTCCTCTATCGGTAATAACATCAATCAGCTTGCGGCTAAAGCAAATACGCTTGGTTTCATTGACGCACCTATGCTGAAGAATGAAGCTGCGAAGTGGAATAAGTTCCAGTCAGAGATTGAGAGGACATATCTTCGTCCAAATCAGAGCGAAATGAAATGGCAGTAA
- a CDS encoding PrgI family protein translates to MEVKINREIRNYTESMFFGLSLRQFIFSVLACGVAVGLYFLLRPYVGTETVSWVCILGAAPFAALGFVKYNGMTAEKAIYAWIKSEFLMPKKLVFHSTNVYYELMKPSIEQKQKEVLKSND, encoded by the coding sequence ATGGAAGTAAAAATTAACCGAGAAATCAGAAATTATACAGAGTCAATGTTTTTTGGACTGTCGCTCAGACAGTTCATTTTTTCTGTTCTCGCTTGTGGCGTTGCAGTAGGACTGTATTTCTTGCTCAGACCGTATGTTGGCACGGAAACCGTATCGTGGGTGTGCATTTTGGGTGCTGCTCCGTTTGCGGCACTTGGTTTTGTGAAGTACAACGGTATGACCGCAGAAAAAGCAATTTATGCGTGGATAAAGTCGGAGTTTTTAATGCCGAAGAAGTTGGTATTTCACTCCACCAATGTTTATTACGAACTGATGAAGCCAAGCATTGAACAGAAGCAGAAGGAGGTATTGAAGTCAAATGATTAA
- a CDS encoding DUF3846 domain-containing protein, whose product MNDSKIKVLLVEPEKYPKEIVIDDSLEAMQEVVGGDIEEYMPYDDDVAIICNEEGKMRGLPLNRAVYVQDNDKKEMVDIICGKFFICYAPPESESFQSLPDDMMKKYKEQFKYPERFSKDVGGNIVAEPFKPKSKDYER is encoded by the coding sequence ATGAATGATTCTAAGATTAAAGTTCTCTTGGTAGAACCGGAAAAGTACCCGAAGGAAATTGTAATCGACGACAGTCTGGAAGCAATGCAGGAGGTTGTCGGCGGGGATATTGAGGAATATATGCCCTATGACGATGATGTTGCAATCATCTGTAATGAGGAAGGAAAGATGAGAGGACTTCCGCTTAACCGTGCAGTTTATGTGCAGGACAATGATAAGAAAGAGATGGTAGATATTATCTGCGGCAAGTTCTTTATCTGTTATGCACCGCCTGAGAGTGAGAGTTTTCAGAGCTTGCCGGACGATATGATGAAGAAGTATAAGGAACAGTTCAAGTATCCTGAACGCTTTTCTAAGGATGTGGGCGGCAATATCGTGGCTGAACCTTTTAAGCCGAAATCAAAGGATTATGAGAGATAG
- a CDS encoding DUF3789 domain-containing protein, with the protein MPLIPREKGELDLRELLLIAAGTLFGSCLGVTMMCLFQINKDCRIKRKEDTDYEKEKHSEDCTL; encoded by the coding sequence TTGCCCCTAATACCCCGTGAGAAAGGAGAACTTGATTTGAGAGAGTTATTACTTATCGCCGCCGGAACACTGTTCGGCAGTTGTCTTGGCGTTACGATGATGTGCTTATTCCAGATTAACAAAGATTGCAGAATAAAGAGAAAGGAAGATACCGATTATGAGAAAGAGAAACATTCAGAAGATTGTACGCTTTAA
- a CDS encoding VirD4-like conjugal transfer protein, CD1115 family, which yields MKRDNDRQTAIILSIVGIVPVIWLSLLIAPSISGGLPEIAANLATLFDNPFSIKLCGDSLKTVLILLLCYGMGIGIYFSTRKNYRRREEHGSAKWGNVRAIDKKYRQKPLSENKLMTQNVCIGLNAKKHRRNLNTLVCGGSGAGKTRFYAKPNIMNAARNSYVILDPKGEILRDTGRLLEKKGYEVRVLDLISMEKSHCYNPFVYLQNDNDVQKLVTNLFKSTTPKGSQSNDPFWDTAASMLLLALVFYLHYEAPPEEQNFAMVMEMLRAGAIEDEDDPSPSPLDNLFSDLMIDNPDHIALKYYHSYHSGSSKTLKSIQITLAARLEKFNLESLAALTSADELDLQSLGEKKVALFALIPDNDSSFNFLVSILYTQLFQQLFYAADHIHGGCLPMPVHFMMDEFANVSLPDDFDKILSVMRSRGVSVSIILQNLAQLKALFEKQWESIVGNCDEFLYLGGNEQSTHKYVSELLGKETIDTNTFGKSTGRSGNYSTNYQISGRELLTPDEVRMLDNQYAILFIRGERPIMDFKYDIMKHPNVALTTDGKASPYKHGEVTKDIASIAIWDIDPATLPEKEMEETNWELLSDEEMEALFINNQTN from the coding sequence ATGAAGCGAGATAATGACAGGCAGACTGCCATTATTTTATCCATTGTCGGTATCGTTCCGGTTATATGGCTGTCACTTCTGATTGCACCTTCCATAAGCGGAGGATTGCCGGAGATAGCAGCCAATCTTGCGACACTTTTTGATAATCCATTTTCCATAAAATTATGTGGGGACAGCTTAAAAACTGTCCTCATTTTGCTTTTATGCTATGGAATGGGTATCGGGATTTACTTTTCGACAAGAAAGAATTACCGCAGACGAGAAGAACACGGTTCTGCCAAATGGGGCAATGTCAGAGCCATTGATAAAAAGTACCGACAAAAGCCACTATCAGAAAATAAGCTGATGACTCAGAATGTGTGCATTGGACTTAATGCCAAGAAGCACAGACGAAATCTGAATACGCTTGTGTGCGGTGGCTCCGGTGCAGGTAAGACGAGGTTTTATGCAAAGCCTAATATTATGAATGCTGCCAGAAACAGCTATGTGATATTAGACCCGAAAGGGGAAATCCTGCGAGATACGGGACGTCTTCTTGAGAAGAAAGGTTACGAAGTGCGTGTGCTTGATTTGATTTCAATGGAGAAAAGCCATTGTTACAATCCGTTTGTATATTTGCAGAACGACAATGATGTGCAGAAGCTCGTAACAAATCTTTTCAAGAGTACCACTCCGAAAGGTTCACAGAGCAATGACCCGTTTTGGGATACGGCAGCGTCAATGCTTCTGCTTGCACTTGTATTTTATCTGCACTATGAAGCACCGCCGGAAGAACAGAATTTTGCAATGGTAATGGAAATGTTAAGAGCCGGGGCGATTGAGGACGAGGACGACCCAAGTCCTTCTCCGCTTGATAATCTGTTTTCAGATTTGATGATAGATAACCCTGACCACATTGCTTTGAAGTATTACCACTCTTATCATTCCGGCTCTTCCAAAACATTAAAATCCATACAGATAACCCTTGCAGCAAGGCTTGAAAAGTTTAACTTGGAAAGTCTTGCTGCTCTTACTTCTGCCGATGAACTGGATTTACAGTCACTCGGAGAGAAAAAGGTGGCACTGTTTGCACTGATACCGGATAACGACTCCAGTTTCAACTTCTTGGTATCCATTCTTTACACACAGCTCTTTCAGCAGTTGTTTTATGCAGCCGACCATATCCACGGCGGCTGTCTGCCGATGCCTGTTCATTTTATGATGGACGAATTTGCCAATGTTTCACTGCCGGACGACTTCGACAAGATACTGTCGGTTATGCGTTCCCGTGGTGTATCGGTAAGCATCATCTTACAGAACTTGGCACAGCTTAAAGCCTTGTTTGAAAAACAGTGGGAGAGCATTGTAGGTAACTGCGATGAATTTCTTTACCTCGGTGGAAATGAGCAGTCAACCCATAAATATGTGTCGGAGCTGTTGGGCAAGGAAACCATTGATACCAACACGTTCGGAAAAAGTACCGGAAGAAGCGGTAACTATTCCACCAACTATCAGATAAGCGGCAGAGAGTTACTTACCCCTGATGAGGTGCGTATGCTCGATAATCAGTACGCTATTTTGTTTATCCGTGGGGAAAGACCCATTATGGATTTCAAATATGACATTATGAAACACCCGAATGTGGCACTTACCACAGACGGAAAGGCGAGTCCTTATAAGCACGGAGAAGTCACAAAAGATATTGCTTCGATTGCCATTTGGGACATTGACCCTGCAACACTTCCTGAAAAGGAAATGGAAGAAACGAACTGGGAACTTCTTTCCGATGAGGAGATGGAAGCTCTGTTCATAAACAATCAAACAAATTAA
- a CDS encoding PcfB family protein codes for MNNGGDAAEQVVRLSLEGFEVAARLSGSAAKNIALLLVSVLKQEQKTKGKARLTNMIKSGKELKVFSIPQKDLKKFTEQAKRYGVLYCVLRDKNTKGENAPVDIIARAEDASKIQRIVERFELGKVDKASIVSEAEKAIADREAVEKEKPTKSKSEIIMEEAVRNPMQKEERANANPSVAKTDKSPLSRQNSEPVETQSDKGVAKPVEKPSVKEKLDRYKAQAKQQKEAERKEPEVKKGGKNPQQKNGQTVHRQPKKKPKTKER; via the coding sequence ATGAACAACGGTGGTGACGCAGCAGAGCAGGTCGTTAGGCTTTCGCTTGAAGGCTTTGAAGTTGCTGCAAGATTAAGCGGTTCGGCGGCGAAGAATATCGCATTGCTTTTGGTATCGGTTCTGAAGCAGGAACAAAAGACGAAGGGCAAAGCAAGGCTTACCAATATGATTAAGTCAGGCAAGGAGCTGAAAGTCTTTTCCATTCCGCAAAAGGATTTGAAAAAGTTTACCGAACAGGCAAAACGCTATGGCGTTCTTTATTGTGTCCTCAGAGATAAGAACACAAAGGGAGAGAACGCTCCGGTAGATATTATTGCAAGAGCAGAGGACGCTTCTAAAATTCAGCGTATCGTTGAAAGATTTGAACTTGGCAAGGTGGATAAGGCTTCGATTGTCAGTGAAGCAGAGAAGGCTATCGCAGACCGTGAAGCGGTTGAGAAAGAAAAGCCGACTAAATCCAAGAGTGAAATCATTATGGAAGAAGCGGTCAGAAATCCAATGCAGAAAGAGGAGCGAGCAAACGCAAACCCCTCAGTCGCCAAAACAGACAAAAGCCCTCTGTCAAGGCAAAACTCAGAGCCGGTAGAAACGCAATCTGATAAGGGTGTTGCAAAGCCAGTGGAAAAGCCATCGGTCAAAGAGAAACTTGACCGTTACAAGGCACAGGCAAAACAGCAAAAAGAAGCAGAGCGTAAAGAGCCGGAGGTTAAGAAAGGCGGCAAGAATCCGCAGCAGAAAAACGGTCAGACGGTACACCGTCAGCCGAAGAAGAAACCCAAAACAAAAGAGAGGTAA
- a CDS encoding relaxase/mobilization nuclease domain-containing protein: MAVTKLWSVTERLGQVIDYATNPEKTSAKIKREFSPEQYQALADVIAYAKDEEKTEREFYVEGINCNVAIARDQFITVKEQYQKTDGIQAYHGYLSFKETDISPEMAQKIGMEFANEVWGERFQVVVTTHLNTKHLHCHFVINSISFVDGKHLWGEEKAWFKFRKVADRICEKYGLYYDPNPNRSKQSDYLTMKEKAGMPTLYSVAKEAIDYAIDHSKTLKEFQFALKEMGYAYNLSPSRKYWTVIPKGYDKPIRLKNLGADYTNDRIVERIKENRDRWAEIEPFQRATYKPRQYRMQTRGQKLKKKGGLYGLYLYYCYRLGYLPKYKKQNNARLHYLLKDDLMKLDKITDEVRLLGRENISTDEQLFSYKTSLEEQMKNLIAGRTHLRKKIRTNIDDGQLQAAKDEIASINGELKKLRREVKLCEDIAERSKVMEENLEHIETEEQKQQRKEKSRYEQRW; encoded by the coding sequence ATGGCAGTAACAAAGTTGTGGTCGGTAACAGAAAGGCTCGGTCAGGTCATTGACTATGCGACCAATCCGGAAAAGACTTCTGCAAAAATCAAAAGGGAGTTTTCGCCGGAACAGTATCAGGCTCTTGCAGATGTTATTGCTTATGCAAAGGACGAGGAAAAAACAGAGCGTGAGTTCTATGTTGAGGGTATCAACTGTAATGTAGCGATTGCCCGTGACCAATTCATAACGGTTAAGGAGCAGTACCAAAAGACAGACGGTATCCAAGCCTATCACGGATATTTGAGTTTCAAGGAAACAGATATATCTCCTGAGATGGCACAGAAAATCGGAATGGAATTTGCAAATGAAGTGTGGGGTGAAAGATTTCAGGTCGTTGTGACAACCCACCTGAACACAAAGCACCTGCATTGCCATTTTGTCATCAACTCTATTTCTTTTGTCGATGGCAAACATTTGTGGGGAGAGGAAAAAGCGTGGTTCAAATTCCGAAAAGTTGCAGACAGAATTTGTGAGAAGTACGGACTTTACTATGACCCGAATCCGAACCGCAGTAAGCAGTCGGATTATCTGACGATGAAAGAAAAGGCAGGTATGCCGACACTCTATTCGGTTGCAAAAGAAGCCATTGATTATGCTATCGACCATAGCAAGACCCTGAAAGAATTTCAGTTTGCTCTCAAGGAAATGGGATATGCCTATAACCTAAGTCCAAGCCGAAAATACTGGACGGTCATTCCAAAGGGATACGATAAGCCGATACGACTGAAAAATCTCGGAGCAGATTATACCAATGACCGGATTGTAGAGCGTATCAAAGAAAATCGTGACAGATGGGCAGAGATTGAGCCGTTCCAGAGGGCGACTTATAAACCAAGACAGTACCGTATGCAGACCAGAGGGCAGAAGCTGAAAAAGAAAGGCGGACTTTATGGGCTGTATCTGTATTACTGTTACAGACTCGGTTATCTGCCAAAGTATAAGAAACAGAATAACGCAAGGCTTCATTATCTTTTGAAAGATGATTTGATGAAGCTCGATAAGATTACTGATGAAGTAAGGCTGCTCGGACGAGAAAATATTTCCACGGACGAACAGCTTTTTTCATATAAGACTTCCTTAGAGGAGCAGATGAAAAATCTGATTGCCGGAAGAACACATCTCCGAAAAAAGATAAGAACAAATATTGATGATGGTCAGCTTCAGGCGGCAAAAGATGAAATCGCTTCTATCAATGGAGAATTGAAAAAACTCCGACGGGAAGTAAAACTCTGCGAGGATATTGCGGAGAGGTCAAAGGTTATGGAAGAAAACCTTGAGCATATCGAAACAGAGGAACAAAAACAGCAGAGAAAGGAGAAATCACGCTATGAACAACGGTGGTGA
- a CDS encoding LtrC-like protein, which yields MTNDFKPAKAGGNQPRLSKEEYAEKKRAEKEKVYQMIDDAAREIVSDPEKFKNFLDTQSRMDRYSAANALLIYSQYPQATQLKDFDDWGKDNVKITKGAKSISILEPVEYTRADGSPGISYNVKKVFDVTQTNGRKAPAVSANRDPKALITAMLDVSPVEVSATDELPYPNMAAFYNNEKQTLYVKRNVGDSVAVAQCVAQELGHAQLSINSESYSRRDMGFQAVCIGYMICKKYGVDTQNFAINRIPEGLASKEPKEIRAELSKTRNAMAEIHSHISDEMFRKKQERSKDYER from the coding sequence ATGACAAATGATTTCAAACCCGCAAAGGCTGGCGGTAATCAGCCAAGATTATCCAAAGAGGAGTATGCAGAAAAGAAGCGAGCAGAAAAAGAAAAAGTCTATCAGATGATTGATGATGCTGCCCGTGAGATTGTGAGTGACCCTGAGAAGTTCAAGAACTTTCTTGATACGCAGAGTCGAATGGACAGATATTCCGCAGCAAATGCTCTCCTTATTTACAGTCAGTATCCGCAGGCGACACAGCTTAAAGATTTTGATGATTGGGGTAAGGACAATGTGAAGATTACCAAAGGGGCAAAGAGTATTTCTATCCTTGAACCAGTGGAATACACAAGAGCAGATGGTTCTCCGGGTATTTCCTACAATGTCAAAAAGGTATTTGATGTTACGCAGACAAATGGAAGAAAAGCTCCGGCAGTATCAGCAAACCGTGACCCGAAAGCACTTATCACGGCAATGCTTGATGTATCTCCGGTGGAGGTTTCGGCAACCGATGAACTTCCGTATCCGAATATGGCAGCTTTCTATAATAATGAAAAGCAGACCTTGTATGTGAAACGTAATGTGGGCGACAGCGTAGCAGTTGCTCAGTGTGTCGCTCAGGAACTTGGACATGCACAGCTTTCCATCAACAGCGAAAGTTACAGCCGCAGGGATATGGGCTTTCAGGCAGTGTGTATCGGATATATGATTTGCAAGAAGTATGGCGTAGATACACAGAATTTTGCAATTAACCGTATTCCGGAGGGACTGGCTTCCAAAGAGCCGAAAGAAATCCGTGCGGAGCTTTCCAAGACACGAAATGCAATGGCAGAAATTCACAGTCATATCTCTGATGAAATGTTCCGCAAGAAGCAGGAGCGTTCAAAGGACTATGAGAGATAA